The Salminus brasiliensis chromosome 22, fSalBra1.hap2, whole genome shotgun sequence genomic interval GTCTTATTATTAGCTGAGAGCCAGTATAAGGGGAATGAGTGTGGTAAAATAATTCTGAAATCTTCATACTGAACTTGAACGGTTTCACTGGTAAAAATTACTGCGATTCCTTCATTGTGAGTTTCTAGGCTTTCAGTCACTGTCAAaactagtagtagtaatagaaactggctggctgtctgtacACTTTGCACCGCATGGTAGGAGACACTAATTTGTTTAAAGAGTAATAAGATACAGTAATAAAACTATATGGCCGGTTATTTAAAGATTACGTGCTCCTCTGTTTTTTCACgtcattaatttaattatttactaATGTGAACACCTGTAAAGCTGTATGCACGTTTTCTTGTTTTAAAATTGACTTAATAATGTATTTGTAGCAGTATTTGTAAACAACCAGTTTTCAGAAATATATGTATTCCGCCTTAGTTGGTCCATCCTgcagatgtaaagtcagagacagaagctcatctgttgctgcacggttcgtgttggtcatcctctagtctgctggtacgagtggaacggacacagcagtgctgctggagtgtttaaacacctcagtgtcactgaaaacagtccaccaaccacaaatatccagccaacagggTTCTGTgggaccactgatgaaggacttaGAGGATCACCAACACACGtctgtgcatcaacagatgacCTTCTGTTTCTGACTTTACTTTTTCTACAAAGTGGACCAGCTAGGTTGGcgtgtctaataaagtggacagtgagtagaaacagtgtttaaacactccagcagcactgctgtgtctgattcacaTGTACcagcagtgcaacacacactactaacacgcCACCAGCACGACAGGGTCACTGCACTGCAGTTctaagaatgacccaccacccaaataatacctgctctgtggtggtcctgtggggtcctgaccattgaagaacagggtgaaaggggactaataaagtatgcagagaaacaggtggACTATAGTCTGTAGTTATAGAACTACAAGTTCTCATATATgctaagtggagctgataaaatgagGGGCAGAGTTCATGGCAAACCTGGGCAGGTCATGTTATTCTGATATGGCTGTGTATGTacatatacgtgtgtgtgtgtccatatagtttatgcACATTTTACcaacaataattattaataaacaattaataattattaaacagTAAATTTTGAATATTATTGATGTTATAACTTATAACTGGTTCTTCAGCTTTCCTAGTCCCTTTAAACTCACctagagctccatccatcatacTGGAGGCATctcatttttatttctgtttgttttcttaatgttgctttaatagatcaatgtattcattttttatgAATGATGATCTGCAAGCAAAAGCGCTTTGTATTTTATTGACAGCTGTGTTTATTACAGCTGTGTATGTACTTATTGATATCTGTCTAAATGCATGTTTAAGTGTGTTCAGCAGAGCAGATTTTGGCTGCAACAGGGAATCACAGTGGAAAATGGACCCTGACATCCTGACAGCTTCTTTCTGGTGTTTGTACGTGAGTATTTCAGGGAAAATATTAACTCTGCTCGACCTTGTGCAGCTGTGTGCTGTCACAGGTGCCCTACCGATAGATTGGTGTCCAGTCCTCCAAAGCCAGAGTTAGTATTATGATAATACTTAAATGCCAGTTGAGTCATAATTTAAGTGTCATTGATAGAGATGAACTTTCTTTAATACACAGAAATTATTTACAGGTGAGGAATCATATTTCTAGATTGCTGCTATATGGACTGCATGTGGATGATACATGTGCtctattttacacattttatggCCCAATTTCAGTTGTTATCAGGCTTGTAGATAAGCTATCTTAGGCTCAtcatccacccccccccccaatcatcCCTCCACCACTGGGTGTACAGTACATTTCAGTCTTTGAATGGGCAACAGCGGGGTGAAGAGTGGGCATGCCTTGTCCTCCCTCTTCCCCTCGTCCCCTCCCCTCTCCACCCACTAAACACTTTATCAGCTCAGGGCCGCACACAGGGAGGCAGTGCATCTGAGGTCCAGACAGCATGACTACCACCGAATCCAAATCTGAACTCTTCACCATAGCCAGTGCGGAGGCATCCCAGGACCAGAGAGAGCAGGCCGCTCCTATGGGCTTCTTTGAGCGCTATCTGCAGCCATGCTTGGCCGAGCTGCTAGGCTCCACTCTCTTCATCTTTGTGGGCTGCGTCTCAGTCATTAGCAACGTTGGCTTAAGTGGTGCCATCCAGCCTGCCCTGGCACACGGACTGGCACTGGCCATCGCAGTGGCAGTGTTTGGAGAGATCAGGTCAGAACCTCCCTAATTATGATTTCCAGCCTGATGATTTCAGCTGTCAACCCTTTGAGCCTAGAGCTTATTCTTGAGTAGCTAATGATCTGGTAAGTGTTATGAAATTGTTGTAATGAACCCTGGGTTCATTATTCAGCtcttaatcctaatgcagaaactatatagtgaattatttggtaatcGTTTGGTGTAGTACATCTTGTGGagttccacagggttctattttggggcctatgaaatTGATGTTAATTCTGAAAGTTATATAGTTGTAAGAGTACTGAAGAATATTTATGGGCTTACATACAAAGTTTAAGGGGTGATAGGACTTGAAGATACCTGTGGTAAATGGCCCAAAATGTCCATCAGATGTGGTCacgtttatattatatataagttcTAGAAAAACTTTTATAGAAGTTCATACAAAAGCTTTTCCAGATATTAAAGAGCATTTGTTCATGCATTGAGGTACAttcatacataaaataaaaatgtataatttaaataaagtaattCAGAGCTAGTTCATTGTAGAAAAACATAGGTCGTGTCTGCAACACAAATGCAGCTATTTTATCTACTGTCCAGAATAACCAGTGAGGCTACAAGTGTCTTTTGAGTTTATTATGTaatgatgatgagggtaaaaCGGTAGGAAATCTGAAAACTGTGTGACACTTTGTTGAAGAGCTTTCTGGTAGCTTTTAAAGGTAGTAAACTCTCAGATGCCTGGCCATTGTGAAGAAATCTGGCCTTGTACCTCTATCTAGAACACCAGAATGAACAGTTTAATTATCAGGAAAGTTGTTTTTAACAATTTATGTTGTGACTTTTTATTCAATATGTAACTGCTAGAAAATTGTTATGCAATTAGAGTGAGAAAGTGAACTGTGGACGCACATACAGGCACATAGGGAGGGCAGCCATAGTTCTCTCtcaccaatactactactattaatagtgtaataatttgtcactgtcatggaaaattttgtgtgtatgtcttttcaactgaatctggcagttgttctttacattttttgatgaatggaccaatagaaatcctccaaaatgactcTCTTAGAAAGCTGTCATTTTGtagatttttgtgtgacaatgacaaattataatactaataataatggaggttttttttgtttgtttaactaACCTCCAACACTTGTTTCTTCAGTGGGGGCCACTTTAACCCAgccgtgtctgtgtgtgtgtacctgcttGGGGGGATGGAGCTGGTCCTGCTCGGTCCATATATCCTTGCTCAGATGTTTGGTGGGATGATCGGGGCTGGCCTCGCCAAAGTAAGCAGTTACTCTTGTATTATCACTCACTGATAATGcttattaatatgtaataagatatttatttcttgtcttttttaaGAATTGAACATTGGCAACTAAACATCTCACTGAACAGAAGGATGTAGCATCTGAATTCTGTCTATATTCATTTCAGCTTGCAGATAGTCACAGTAAATTAGCACTGTCAGGAAAGTCACTTTTGTGCTAGAGCAATGAAAAAGCTTCATCTGCCGTTCAGAGTAAAGTCTCTAGTGTTTTTAATTGCTATCTTAACAGATACATTTGCAAAAAATGGAAAACAGTAACAATTGACCAAGTTCAATGGCGTGCCTCATAGGGATAATTACCTGTTAACCCTTACAGCCCCAACACATTCTTGGTTGCATTTTGCTGCCTTCATTTTTAGACTCACAGTGGAGTCACATTTCTGACTTATTGTTACTGTCGTACACAGACCTTTACacgtagaaatgctccaatatgtttttttacatatttttacgTTGACAAAAttaaatttgtttaatttaattaaacatgATCATATCAAAGATAGAAATCTCCTAAAACACAGCATAAATATGGCTTAGACAAGCCCTGATTGGTGCTTTTCATAATGGCCTAGGCAGGGCACTAGAACTTGCAGGAAATTCTGCCGGATTAGGAAGTGAGAAAGCAAGGAAATACTGCTGTGCCCTTTCCATTAACTAACTGTTGGATCCAAAGCAATGCCACTGATGAAGTGAAACACAAGATTTCATTCACTCATTCTAGTACATGACAAATAAACCGAAAACTATTAGAAATGTCAAATTTAAAGAGCCTAAGTTGCCTAGTTGTACACCGTCTAACCAGTagccatttttttaaataaaatgtttgtaaaACTGGACTGTTCTTGCTGTTTTATAGGCCATCTCCCCATCAGATGAATTTTACAATGCTTCTGGAGCTGCtttcaatgcaatcaaatctagcGGGGAGATTGGGCCGGTCACCGTGGCCGAAATGATGATGACCCTCTTTCTGACTGTGGTGGTCAGTATGGGTGCTGTGAATGGGAGGACTAAAAGCCCGCTGGCTCCATTCTGCATCGGCCTTACAGTGACAGCCAACATCCTAGCTGGGTAAGACACACTAAATCCAGAAGGGGGCAGTAGAGTTTTAGATAATTTGTGTTATCTGTTTTGGTGAACATGTGCCAAAGGGTTTGGTAATTATCTGGCAAGTCGGAAAATATGCAGATAAGGGTGATAAAGGAGTGTAAAGTCCTCATGATCTTGACAAAAGACAGTTATGCTGGATCAATTGCACACTGAAAAAGTAGTACACGGCCTTAACTTGATTACTCCACATTAATACAACTTCCTTTAGATGTTCAAAGGTATCCAGACACTTCTTTGAGTGAACCCTTTAAGCCCTTTCTCCATAGAAAAACATTGCCAAATAGACTGAGATGCTTAGTAACAGGGTTGGCAAACTCTCCAATACCCCGGTGTTATAGGAAATGTTAGATAATCAggtgtctacatacttttgCAGATTGCATTacataaacacatttacattggaaacaatgtaaacatttgaagcAAATAAACCCAGTGCTGTACATGTGGTACAACCTCATAACTGATGCAAATATATGCAAAATAATGTGGACTTGGAATTGTGACCAAATGCGAGACATTAGGGATTATTCAAATGAACCCTGAACAATCAAATACATGCTAAACTGACCGCTATCATCTTTTCCACAGGGGAATGATCTCTGGAGCCTGTATGAATCCAGCTCGGGCATTCGGGCCAGCGGTAGTGTCTGGTCACTGGGCCTATCACTGGGTGTACTGGGTTGGACCTTTGGCTGGTGCTCTGCTGACTGTCACCATTGTAAGGTATGGTGTACTTATCTTTTTTCTGATGAGTGGATATTCTTGCAGGTTTCCAATTACCTCAGCATTGTTGGGGGTATCTGTTTGTAATGAAGATCAATGCGTGTTTGGCCATTCATTATTTTTCATGTGGGTCTAAATAATTTCAAATATCCAACTGTAAAATGAAAAGATTATGTTGACCCTGCTGGCTTATACTGCTTTGTATACTGTATCTAAAACATTTCTCTGTTTTTTGTCATAGGTTACTGATGGGAGACAAGAAGACCCGTGTCATATTAAAATGACAAGACTGCCATACGTGAAGATTGTTTATGAGTGTTACTATGTAAAAATTTAACTACATAACCCTAGTCTAATCTCTTTACACTGCAAAGAATTGGAATGAAAAAGTGAAATGATCTCAAAcctagcaaaaataaataaataaataaataaataaataaatagtaaaaccaccTCATCCATGAACAAAGATAAAGATTCAATTATAATACTTCTTAATctaatcttaatttttttatttctaattaaTTAAAGTATATTTTGAATGTAacctttaaaatatatacattaaaacaGAAATGGCATTACATTTTTAAGTACTCCAGCAGTTTGTTACTGGTTACATTTCATTACTCAGGTCATTTGTAATCAGCACCTGATTACAACTTTACTTTTGT includes:
- the aqp8a.1 gene encoding aquaporin-8a.1, giving the protein MTTTESKSELFTIASAEASQDQREQAAPMGFFERYLQPCLAELLGSTLFIFVGCVSVISNVGLSGAIQPALAHGLALAIAVAVFGEISGGHFNPAVSVCVYLLGGMELVLLGPYILAQMFGGMIGAGLAKAISPSDEFYNASGAAFNAIKSSGEIGPVTVAEMMMTLFLTVVVSMGAVNGRTKSPLAPFCIGLTVTANILAGGMISGACMNPARAFGPAVVSGHWAYHWVYWVGPLAGALLTVTIVRLLMGDKKTRVILK